The genomic stretch GATGTAGGCATCCAAAAGTGCAGATTTTGTGGTGATAGTCTGACCTTGATACACCATCAGCAACATCAACAGGAATAGGGGCGATCGAGCTAACTCCAACAGTTCCGGTTGATCCTTCAGGGCAACCCAACGATGAGGGAAACCAGCCTTCTGGAAATAGGCTTCGATCTGAGGGTCATCGAGAGACTTGAGGTAGATGGCTCCATTGAGCTGCCGCAATGCTTCGCCCTGCTGCTCCAAGGCTTCGTACTCTTGGCGACGACAACAGACCACCAGTGATGTTTTGGGATGCAGTTCTAGACATGTGTTGATGTCGTGGAGACATTGAATCTGTTGGTATTGACGCTGTTTATCGAGTTCCTCTGGTGTGTCTCCATCCGTGCCATCAATTCGACGAAGTTCATCCAAACCATCGAGCAGCGGCAAGAGTTGATGGTGTTCGATCCAATACTTGGCAATCTCCGGCTGCACATTGTACCTATCCTTCAGTTGCACGATGAGCCAGTCATCCAGCGTCTTGCCTGGTTCCGTTGACCATGCTGACAGTTCAAAGATGACAGGGATGGGATGCTCGTCACTCTGCTGCGCTTGTTGCAGTAAGTCTTGGGCAAGGGACAGCAGTTCGGTCGTTTTGCCCGCCCCTGGTTCACCAAGAATCAGCAGTCGTCCCTTGATATCTGGATGCTGAAAGAGGTTGAGAGTCGGCAGGTCATCCCGGACAGGTTCCGGAGAGTTTCCTGATTCAAAGGGGTTGAAGTCTCGATGAATCAATCGGGATGACGACGATTCAGATAGCGACGATGACGCGGCCACCTCTGGACGACCGACTCGCTTCATCTGCAGTTCTCGATCGATGTCCATCTGAACCTTGTAGTGCAGCGATTGACTCAGGCGCGTGGTGACTTCTTTGAGGACAACCTTGTTTAGTTCCTTTAACTGAGCTTGGCATCGTTCATCGGTAATTGCTGGCTGGCTGGGCCGTAGGTACGTTTTGACAAATTCAATGATCTTGCCCAGGTTGCCTGTCCAACCAGCGATCGCTGCC from Leptolyngbya sp. CCY15150 encodes the following:
- a CDS encoding NACHT domain-containing protein; protein product: MNQALSLLWLLAESPAAEAEPSKVGQALTYMTSNPYIGWGLAGFVLVAMATAAIAGWTGNLGKIIEFVKTYLRPSQPAITDERCQAQLKELNKVVLKEVTTRLSQSLHYKVQMDIDRELQMKRVGRPEVAASSSLSESSSSRLIHRDFNPFESGNSPEPVRDDLPTLNLFQHPDIKGRLLILGEPGAGKTTELLSLAQDLLQQAQQSDEHPIPVIFELSAWSTEPGKTLDDWLIVQLKDRYNVQPEIAKYWIEHHQLLPLLDGLDELRRIDGTDGDTPEELDKQRQYQQIQCLHDINTCLELHPKTSLVVCCRRQEYEALEQQGEALRQLNGAIYLKSLDDPQIEAYFQKAGFPHRWVALKDQPELLELARSPLFLLMLLMVYQGQTITTKSALLDAYIKKQLENPTHQSAYPSGKAPTSEQTDRYLGWLAVKLKEQEMTEFLIERLQPSWLDRKRDRRLYRWIFGLIFGLIFGLIFGLIFGLIFGLIFGLRGGLIGGLRGGLRGGLRKISLSEKLKLYWKKAMIAGLSVGLIFGLIGGLIFRL